The following coding sequences are from one Desulforhopalus sp. window:
- a CDS encoding prepilin-type N-terminal cleavage/methylation domain-containing protein, with protein sequence MKLKPNKAGLSRQTAQTTIMPLRYKEGFTLLEVLLAMVILTVGILALFGMQIGAIRGNSLANDITDASTRALDEVEQILAMSPDDVATRSNNAAINTVYAGVGAGGANITADSVEISGNYTIYVDGTPVLYPEIGGEQVGMRFEVCVVWPEGGVIKQVSLLINRTMRRA encoded by the coding sequence ATGAAATTAAAACCGAATAAAGCTGGGTTGAGCAGACAAACTGCTCAAACGACAATTATGCCCTTGCGATATAAAGAAGGGTTTACTTTGTTAGAAGTGTTGCTCGCAATGGTGATCCTTACTGTTGGCATTCTAGCCTTATTTGGCATGCAAATAGGTGCTATAAGGGGCAATTCGCTTGCCAATGATATCACCGACGCCTCTACCAGAGCACTCGATGAAGTTGAACAAATTTTGGCTATGAGCCCCGATGATGTTGCAACCAGAAGCAATAATGCCGCAATTAATACTGTATACGCCGGAGTTGGAGCAGGTGGTGCCAATATCACAGCTGATAGTGTCGAGATAAGTGGTAATTACACTATTTATGTGGATGGTACACCAGTATTGTACCCCGAAATAGGTGGTGAACAAGTAGGTATGAGGTTTGAGGTGTGTGTTGTTTGGCCCGAAGGAGGTGTTATAAAACAAGTTAGCCTTCTTATTAACAGGACAATGCGTAGAGCGTGA
- a CDS encoding prepilin-type N-terminal cleavage/methylation domain-containing protein, whose amino-acid sequence MINEGLKPCQGLTEVGGFTLIELVLALALSSIVGISIYTAYVSQQRTYVAQEQVAEMQQNIRAAIFTMAGEIRMAGYDPNKSVGKPALTGITVAGKGQMSFTLDANGDRDFNDDGEMIDFGFSDAAGSDVDRDGTPDIDADGDGNPDVSLPLGRQVGGAGGYQAIAENIERIEFLYFNINGQQTNDLGAITSVGISILARSGRPDPDFTNAGTTFTAASGDVWGPYNDNFRRRLLVTRLECRNITGNL is encoded by the coding sequence GTGATAAATGAAGGTCTTAAACCCTGTCAAGGCTTAACAGAAGTTGGGGGTTTTACACTAATCGAGCTGGTTCTGGCATTGGCACTTTCCAGTATTGTTGGGATTTCCATCTATACGGCGTACGTTTCCCAGCAAAGGACTTATGTGGCGCAGGAACAGGTCGCGGAAATGCAACAAAACATTCGAGCTGCGATTTTTACAATGGCCGGAGAAATCAGAATGGCGGGGTATGATCCGAATAAATCAGTAGGAAAGCCGGCATTAACGGGAATCACGGTAGCAGGTAAAGGGCAGATGAGCTTTACTTTAGATGCCAATGGCGACAGGGATTTCAACGACGATGGAGAAATGATAGATTTTGGCTTCTCAGATGCTGCCGGCAGCGATGTTGATAGAGATGGTACTCCTGATATAGATGCTGATGGCGATGGTAATCCTGATGTATCCTTACCGCTTGGGAGGCAAGTTGGTGGAGCCGGAGGGTATCAAGCCATTGCTGAAAACATAGAACGTATTGAGTTTCTATATTTTAATATCAATGGACAGCAGACGAACGATTTAGGTGCCATTACCTCAGTTGGCATCTCTATTTTAGCGAGATCTGGACGGCCTGATCCAGATTTCACGAACGCCGGTACTACTTTTACTGCCGCATCCGGTGATGTCTGGGGCCCATATAACGATAATTTTCGTCGGCGCTTATTGGTTACAAGATTAGAGTGCAGAAACATAACGGGAAATCTATGA
- a CDS encoding GspH/FimT family pseudopilin: MKRFFVCTRKLLRQRILVPLCSVRGFSLMEVMIVIGLIAVISAIAIPVLNAFMPGYRLQGAVRGIVSDMQQAKTRAIRSNNNAILAINPPGVCMGWPGCAAPAGPCYRIFIDTNNDQVCNNGDTVITNTQLDATITFPANGNAANDFLAGDGFRTSGLAFWPGGVPAVIPPVKTLNIGSTSIPTVYRITMTSAGSVRMERL; the protein is encoded by the coding sequence ATGAAAAGATTTTTTGTATGTACAAGAAAATTATTGAGACAGAGAATCCTGGTGCCGCTTTGTTCCGTTCGCGGTTTCTCTCTAATGGAAGTCATGATAGTCATTGGATTGATTGCAGTGATTTCTGCAATAGCAATTCCAGTGCTCAATGCCTTCATGCCCGGGTATCGTTTGCAGGGAGCGGTGAGAGGTATTGTGTCTGATATGCAGCAGGCAAAGACCAGGGCTATTAGAAGTAATAATAATGCTATCTTAGCGATTAATCCGCCGGGTGTTTGCATGGGATGGCCGGGGTGTGCTGCTCCTGCTGGACCCTGCTATAGAATCTTCATTGACACCAATAACGATCAAGTATGCAACAATGGTGATACTGTCATAACCAACACCCAACTGGATGCTACCATTACCTTTCCCGCTAATGGCAATGCCGCTAATGATTTCCTCGCTGGGGATGGTTTTAGAACCAGTGGTCTTGCCTTCTGGCCAGGTGGTGTTCCCGCTGTTATACCTCCGGTTAAAACACTCAATATTGGTTCCACCAGTATTCCAACAGTTTATCGTATAACTATGACTTCAGCCGGTTCAGTGAGGATGGAAAGATTATAG
- a CDS encoding GspH/FimT family pseudopilin, with protein sequence MINSKGFTLSEVLMTLAIMSVVSAIGAPTLLNFSHRTEFRAEAANLVGWLNCARIEAIKTNSDVVIEANSSGYKIFVDNSRIPGRASDWSKQSDEKQLTHCQIKNGLTLSSNFPNNKARFNGTPGVKAGRFILTDAGGNRIDVVINAVGRVRVEQKQQQLLASNK encoded by the coding sequence ATGATAAATTCAAAAGGGTTCACCCTTTCCGAGGTTTTGATGACTCTTGCCATAATGTCGGTTGTTTCAGCAATAGGTGCGCCAACCCTTCTAAATTTTTCACATCGAACCGAATTCAGAGCAGAGGCCGCGAATTTGGTTGGCTGGTTGAACTGCGCTAGAATCGAGGCCATAAAAACCAATTCAGACGTAGTAATTGAAGCAAACTCGAGCGGCTACAAAATATTTGTCGACAACAGCAGAATTCCCGGTCGAGCAAGTGATTGGTCAAAACAATCCGATGAAAAGCAGCTAACTCATTGTCAGATTAAAAACGGGCTAACTCTTTCGAGTAATTTTCCTAATAACAAGGCGAGGTTCAATGGCACGCCCGGGGTAAAAGCCGGTCGATTTATTCTTACAGATGCAGGCGGAAACAGGATAGATGTAGTTATCAATGCCGTCGGCAGAGTCCGGGTTGAACAAAAACAACAGCAACTACTGGCGAGCAATAAGTAA
- a CDS encoding sigma-54 dependent transcriptional regulator yields MKHSVLIIDDEKNMLDMLSAFLSKEGYEIFSASNGQEGLVAAKQKPFDFILCDLKMPVMDGLQFLQEAKNINIEATIIMMSAFATVDTAVSAMKSGAYDFIIKPFKLDEILCILEKAAERMELKKENQNLRCKVQELEKDFGFSDIIGESQSIKEVLNLAKRVASHDTTVLITGESGTGKELVARGIHKLSYRNKGPFISINCGAIPESLLESEFFGYTKGSFTGADADRKGLFELANGGTLLLDEIGELPLTLQVKLLRVLQEREIRPLGSGKSRKIDVRVLAATAKNLSEGVAQGQFRQDLLFRINIVELKLPPLRDRLGDIPILAHAFMAIESRKMNIPIKGMTQGTLAVLGSYPWPGNVRELRNAMEHAVIYAENGWIGPESLPGNISPRERRESGNLLSRTVSIKEGKVLVEKYLIDKALAQTKGNKTQAAELLEISYPSLLSKIKDYNLEP; encoded by the coding sequence ATGAAACACAGTGTCCTGATTATTGACGATGAAAAAAACATGCTGGATATGTTGTCGGCATTTCTAAGCAAAGAAGGATATGAGATTTTTTCTGCCTCGAATGGGCAGGAGGGGTTGGTTGCGGCAAAGCAGAAGCCATTTGATTTTATTCTTTGCGATTTGAAAATGCCGGTTATGGATGGTTTACAGTTTTTACAGGAAGCCAAGAATATCAACATCGAGGCCACTATTATCATGATGTCGGCCTTTGCTACTGTTGATACCGCCGTGTCGGCTATGAAATCAGGCGCTTATGATTTTATTATCAAGCCATTCAAGCTTGATGAAATACTTTGTATTCTAGAGAAAGCCGCAGAGCGGATGGAACTGAAGAAGGAAAACCAAAACCTCCGTTGCAAAGTTCAGGAGCTTGAAAAGGATTTCGGTTTCTCGGACATTATTGGAGAGAGCCAGTCGATAAAGGAAGTCCTAAATCTGGCAAAGCGAGTCGCAAGTCATGATACTACGGTATTGATCACCGGAGAAAGCGGCACGGGCAAAGAGCTTGTTGCAAGGGGGATACACAAGCTAAGCTATAGAAACAAAGGGCCATTTATTTCAATCAACTGCGGTGCAATACCCGAAAGTCTTCTGGAAAGCGAATTTTTTGGCTATACGAAGGGGTCGTTTACCGGCGCTGACGCCGACCGGAAAGGCTTGTTTGAGCTGGCTAATGGCGGCACCTTACTGCTCGATGAAATTGGCGAATTACCGCTGACGCTACAGGTTAAGCTCCTCAGGGTTTTGCAAGAGAGGGAAATTCGGCCTCTTGGTTCGGGAAAAAGCCGAAAAATTGATGTTCGAGTCCTGGCCGCAACGGCAAAAAATCTTTCAGAAGGAGTTGCACAAGGACAGTTTCGTCAGGATCTGCTGTTTCGAATAAACATAGTTGAGCTTAAATTGCCTCCATTGCGCGACCGTCTTGGTGATATCCCTATCCTGGCACATGCCTTCATGGCCATTGAAAGTCGCAAAATGAATATTCCAATCAAAGGGATGACCCAAGGCACCCTTGCTGTCCTGGGCAGTTATCCATGGCCTGGTAATGTTCGTGAATTAAGAAATGCTATGGAACATGCAGTGATTTATGCTGAAAATGGTTGGATTGGGCCAGAGAGCCTACCCGGGAACATTAGCCCGAGGGAGCGTCGCGAGTCAGGGAATTTATTATCAAGAACGGTCTCCATTAAAGAGGGAAAGGTGCTTGTTGAAAAATACCTGATTGATAAAGCATTAGCCCAGACCAAAGGAAACAAGACGCAGGCAGCTGAACTGCTAGAGATCAGCTACCCATCACTCCTAAGTAAGATAAAAGACTATAATCTCGAGCCATAA